The Gammaproteobacteria bacterium genome has a segment encoding these proteins:
- a CDS encoding LuxR C-terminal-related transcriptional regulator, which translates to MTAAPGSPNAPATGLDAAAMAAVLLKLYDAALQPEPWPRILAALAPLMGTTKALFIRVDRTHPRDSILDAIGLESRFVERLHTRDLTQDYIWQTVLRRPAGQVFRTTELLPVDVLHTGPMYEQIGRPAGIDYVLGANIENSPQGFATVSFVQASTDFDDARKDLLALLLPHLQTVHQVILRIAAADAGRREALHSFDRSRQALVVLDRSGYAIYRNATAERTLARVPGMQIKLGRFLFDDVLTQVEFEQAVRSAVTSAAGDDLRVPQRLRVTPRDGRSPLVLSVIPLTNWSDRVLLPVGAGCMVLIFDEGSSPPLPVARLAWLYQLTPAEARTCDALYHGGSIEAAAGLLTLSPHTVRSHLKNVYAKFGVASLPQLMQRLATAASNAGDDARVARD; encoded by the coding sequence ATGACGGCTGCGCCGGGTTCTCCCAATGCGCCTGCGACGGGGCTCGATGCGGCTGCAATGGCCGCAGTGCTCCTGAAGCTGTACGACGCTGCGCTGCAGCCGGAGCCCTGGCCCCGGATCCTGGCGGCGCTCGCTCCGCTCATGGGGACGACCAAAGCCTTGTTCATCCGCGTGGATCGCACACATCCGCGTGATTCGATCCTTGACGCAATCGGCCTCGAGTCGCGTTTCGTGGAGCGGCTGCACACGCGCGACCTGACTCAGGACTACATCTGGCAGACAGTACTCCGCCGGCCGGCGGGGCAGGTGTTTCGCACGACGGAGCTGCTGCCGGTGGATGTGCTGCATACGGGGCCGATGTACGAGCAGATCGGTCGCCCGGCGGGGATCGACTACGTACTTGGCGCGAACATCGAAAACAGCCCGCAGGGCTTTGCCACCGTTTCGTTCGTGCAGGCCAGTACCGACTTCGACGACGCCAGAAAGGATCTGCTCGCGCTGCTGTTGCCGCACCTGCAGACCGTGCACCAGGTCATCCTGCGCATCGCGGCGGCCGACGCGGGCCGGCGCGAGGCATTGCACAGTTTCGACCGCTCGCGGCAGGCGCTCGTCGTGCTCGATCGCAGCGGTTATGCGATCTACCGGAACGCGACGGCTGAGCGAACGCTGGCCCGCGTCCCTGGCATGCAGATCAAGCTGGGCCGGTTTCTGTTCGATGACGTCCTGACGCAGGTCGAGTTCGAGCAGGCGGTCCGCAGCGCGGTGACCTCCGCCGCCGGCGATGACCTGCGGGTGCCGCAGCGCCTGCGCGTTACGCCGCGCGATGGCAGGTCGCCTCTGGTGTTGTCGGTGATCCCGCTGACGAACTGGTCGGACCGCGTGCTGCTGCCCGTGGGTGCCGGCTGCATGGTGCTGATTTTCGACGAAGGGAGCAGCCCGCCGCTCCCGGTGGCACGGCTCGCCTGGCTCTATCAGCTGACGCCCGCCGAGGCGCGCACCTGCGATGCGCTCTACCACGGCGGCTCGATCGAGGCGGCTGCCGGGCTGCTGACTCTCTCCCCGCACACCGTGCGCAGCCACCTCAAGAATGTCTACGCGAAATTCGGGGTCGCCTCGCTGCCGCAGCTGATGCAGCGGCTGGCGACTGCGGCGAGCAACGCAGGCGATGACGCCCGGGTTGCGCGCGACTGA
- a CDS encoding IS1380 family transposase, with translation MPTQCNAEQLEFSCVERRRVVAAFDGGTVSSDAGALLLGKADEAIGLIDRLAGCFVDERDPDLIEHTVRTLIGQRVFGMALGYEDLNDHEQLRHDPVFGALLGKLEPQRRTDCAALAGKSTLNRLELHAAQGSSRYHKIRPDTEAIERLWVQVFLDAHRTAPAEVILDLDATDDPLHGRQEGRFFHGYYDGYCYLPLYIFAGEHLLCAKLRRANIDGAAGAREELERIVAQIRERWPQVKIILRADSGFCREELMSWCEQNAVDYVFGLARNSRLVRAIGAELQEARAESQATQRPARRFKELLYRTRKSWCRARRVIAKAEQTGDKSNPRFIVTSLSQQQWPARELYEDFYCARGECENRIKEAQLDLFADRLSAATFRANQLRLWLASAAYVLMHALRRVGLAGTALARACANTIRLRLLKIGAVVTVSVRRVKLAMSEACANQREFITAFHNLNAAAR, from the coding sequence ATGCCGACACAGTGTAACGCTGAACAGCTGGAGTTTTCATGCGTCGAACGGCGCCGTGTGGTGGCGGCTTTCGACGGTGGCACGGTCAGCTCGGACGCCGGGGCGTTGCTGCTGGGCAAGGCCGATGAAGCGATTGGATTGATCGATCGGCTGGCCGGATGCTTTGTAGACGAGCGCGATCCGGACCTGATCGAGCATACGGTCAGGACGCTGATCGGGCAGCGCGTCTTTGGGATGGCGCTGGGGTATGAAGACCTCAACGATCATGAGCAGCTGCGCCATGACCCGGTGTTCGGCGCGCTGCTGGGCAAACTCGAGCCGCAGCGTCGCACCGACTGCGCGGCGTTGGCCGGCAAGAGCACGCTGAACCGCCTGGAATTGCACGCCGCGCAAGGCAGCAGCCGCTACCACAAGATCCGCCCCGACACCGAGGCGATCGAGCGGCTGTGGGTGCAGGTGTTTCTCGACGCCCATCGCACAGCGCCTGCGGAGGTGATCCTGGACCTGGACGCCACCGATGATCCGCTGCACGGGCGGCAGGAGGGGCGCTTCTTTCACGGCTATTACGACGGCTATTGCTACCTGCCGCTGTACATCTTCGCCGGCGAGCATCTGCTGTGCGCGAAGCTGCGTCGCGCGAACATTGACGGGGCCGCCGGTGCCCGCGAAGAACTCGAACGGATCGTCGCGCAGATCCGCGAGCGCTGGCCGCAAGTGAAGATTATCCTGCGCGCCGACTCCGGCTTCTGCCGCGAGGAGCTGATGAGCTGGTGCGAGCAAAACGCGGTGGATTACGTGTTCGGGCTCGCCAGGAACAGCCGCCTGGTGCGCGCCATTGGGGCCGAGCTGCAGGAAGCCAGGGCCGAGTCGCAGGCGACGCAGCGCCCGGCACGACGCTTCAAAGAGCTCCTCTATCGTACGCGCAAGAGCTGGTGCCGGGCGCGCCGCGTCATCGCCAAGGCCGAGCAGACCGGGGACAAATCCAATCCACGCTTCATCGTGACCTCACTGTCGCAGCAGCAGTGGCCGGCGCGTGAGCTGTACGAGGACTTCTACTGCGCGCGTGGGGAGTGCGAGAACCGCATCAAGGAAGCGCAGCTTGATCTGTTTGCCGATCGGCTCTCAGCCGCCACCTTCCGCGCCAACCAACTGCGCCTGTGGCTCGCCTCAGCGGCCTACGTGCTGATGCACGCGCTGCGTCGTGTCGGACTGGCGGGCACCGCGCTCGCACGCGCCTGCGCAAACACGATCCGGCTGCGGCTGCTGAAGATCGGCGCCGTCGTCACCGTGAGCGTGCGGCGGGTGAAGCTGGCGATGAGCGAGGCTTGTGCCAACCAGCGAGAGTTCATCACCGCCTTCCATAACTTGAACGCCGCGGCGCGATAA
- the prmC gene encoding peptide chain release factor N(5)-glutamine methyltransferase: MRAETQSPPASVEALLRAGVRLLATASDSPRLDAELLLAHTLGCGRAQLFTRRAEMLEHAMAGRYLDLLAARRQQQPVAQLTGRREFWSMDFAVTPEVLVPRPETELLVERALALLPPAGAPCVLDLGTGSGAVAIAIASERSDCTVTATDLSATALAVAQRNAAALGCANLRFAAGDWFDAIGDGCFDVIVSNPPYIADHEWAACDPGLAFEPRSALAGGPDGLTHLRAIAAAAPGHLAPGGWLIVEHGADQAEAVCALFTQAGLRNVTTSSDLAGLPRVSEGRRP, translated from the coding sequence ATGCGTGCCGAAACACAATCGCCGCCCGCCTCGGTCGAGGCACTGCTTCGCGCCGGCGTGCGCCTGCTCGCCACCGCGAGCGACTCGCCGCGCCTGGATGCGGAACTCCTGCTCGCCCACACGCTCGGCTGCGGCCGCGCGCAGTTGTTTACCCGGCGCGCCGAGATGCTGGAACACGCCATGGCAGGCCGTTACCTGGACCTGCTCGCCGCCCGGCGCCAGCAACAGCCGGTCGCGCAGCTGACCGGCCGGCGCGAGTTCTGGTCCATGGATTTCGCAGTCACGCCGGAGGTGCTCGTCCCGCGGCCCGAGACCGAGTTGCTGGTCGAACGGGCACTGGCGTTGCTGCCACCGGCAGGCGCACCCTGCGTCCTCGACCTCGGCACCGGCAGCGGCGCCGTCGCCATCGCCATCGCGAGCGAGCGGTCCGACTGCACCGTGACCGCGACCGACCTCAGCGCCACGGCGCTGGCCGTGGCGCAACGCAACGCGGCCGCGCTCGGTTGCGCCAACCTGCGTTTCGCCGCCGGAGACTGGTTCGATGCCATCGGTGACGGGTGTTTCGACGTGATCGTATCCAATCCGCCTTATATCGCCGACCACGAGTGGGCGGCCTGCGACCCGGGCCTCGCGTTCGAGCCGCGCAGTGCGCTGGCCGGCGGCCCCGACGGGCTTACGCATCTGCGGGCGATCGCCGCGGCTGCACCCGGCCACCTCGCCCCCGGCGGCTGGCTCATCGTCGAGCACGGCGCCGACCAGGCCGAAGCCGTATGCGCGCTGTTCACGCAGGCTGGCCTCCGCAACGTCACCACCAGCAGCGACCTCGCCGGGCTGCCCCGAGTCAGCGAAGGACGTCGACCATGA
- a CDS encoding DUF2007 domain-containing protein, translating into MDERVVFSSPNSLLVAHFRGLLESEGIPCRVRNEYLAGAAGELPPTECWPELCVAPRWEAAARSAIENVRRGVVAAPPWTCPACGERLEGQFSACWRCGQER; encoded by the coding sequence GTGGACGAACGAGTGGTGTTCAGCTCGCCGAACTCGCTGCTGGTCGCCCACTTCCGCGGTCTGCTCGAGTCGGAGGGAATACCCTGCCGGGTCCGCAACGAGTACCTCGCCGGCGCGGCCGGCGAACTACCGCCGACGGAATGCTGGCCGGAGCTTTGCGTCGCCCCGCGCTGGGAAGCGGCAGCACGCAGCGCCATCGAAAACGTCCGTCGTGGCGTCGTGGCCGCACCGCCGTGGACCTGCCCGGCCTGCGGCGAACGACTCGAGGGGCAATTCAGCGCCTGCTGGCGCTGCGGGCAGGAGCGCTGA
- a CDS encoding TonB-dependent receptor: MAQYRGGVSLALMLALSASPVMLSLPVTGWAQIDQIVVTTRKREENLQAVPIAISAISAEDLERKSFSSISDLTGLDSSVLFDEGAARSDTRISVRGLSPTRGRQNVAVLVDGIDVSSEAISNSGGGVLINTRLVDIDRVEVVKGPQSVLFGRSAFAGAIQYVTKDPSEEFTSSISVDANAEDQYSGTLSISGPVFEEKLGLRFNAAVWDEPGFYDNTITGDSLGDDEGYGLALTAKSQPTDDITLKFRAEYQDQQSGPAATAFLKFNDEVLVPEAARTPQTFGGENYPAIFRCFEQLSSFTYQQDLDLDGVSNLDARNARLYDPSYTPTGPAGAAYPNVLYSSPYCETGVATFSGAPKNFRESDIVVAPDPDTNGDFEGVDRQLIRLSLVADWTLDKGTLTSRTGYIHENADEAADNGKFAFRPDPASFSPLTGAPYADGSVNAFFLTAEKLTRQFSQELLFRTNYDGPVQATLGMLYWEEDVGNLSDSVTIQGSGSHCAWNSINGGILDVVPGQGCYGYTERAVAPMMRGGFNFTDGTPYAGIGQFKDQSPADRNTEHKSAFGMLEFEMLTSVKLTLEGRLNQETVDVVGPRFFDPDASGGPGSWNICGIFFRSCTDEFLFGPDGPFYSQANFERYSADLGYDSWNPNEPLDRDDPNGPRYRDIVPAVCRDSKVLQDRLANVDAGNPDPFDMFNPYCIETISRDDDWFSPKITLDWAISDDINTYASWAKAEKPGGFQTLGIGSSGINRELLEFEPEELMVYEVGAKTAWFDRTVIFNSAVFFQDFTDKQTLVSVLNAAGDRIVNRLENVDGAEVWGAEVDAAWAPQTPFLGGNWIVKGAYTWLDAEYVDAVTPNTSFTFISAAGNCTPRVVTALSGIQSLICDVSLDGKKLEDAPEGKFIGELRYDMPLENGMSVFGQLDFTWTDERYIEATNESYVESDTNLNLLLGLRGERWEFQGYVTNLLDDDTIYSVLGGPSLACCFILGSGIDIANRQPPEQNPALNEPGKTVTVELPAFRAAFAPDPRVVGLRFRYSFGGLN, encoded by the coding sequence ATGGCGCAATACCGCGGCGGCGTTTCGCTTGCTCTGATGCTGGCACTGTCAGCAAGTCCCGTGATGTTGTCGCTGCCGGTGACCGGCTGGGCGCAGATCGACCAGATCGTGGTCACGACCCGCAAGCGCGAGGAGAACCTGCAGGCAGTGCCGATCGCGATCTCCGCGATCAGCGCCGAGGATCTGGAGCGCAAGTCGTTCTCCAGCATTTCCGACCTGACGGGGCTCGACTCCTCGGTGCTGTTCGACGAGGGCGCCGCGCGCAGCGACACCCGTATCTCCGTGCGCGGCCTGTCGCCGACCCGCGGTCGCCAGAACGTGGCGGTGCTGGTGGACGGCATCGACGTCTCCTCCGAGGCGATCAGCAATTCCGGCGGCGGCGTGCTGATCAATACGCGGCTCGTGGACATCGACCGTGTCGAGGTGGTGAAGGGGCCGCAGTCCGTGCTGTTCGGCCGTTCGGCTTTTGCCGGCGCGATCCAGTACGTGACCAAGGATCCCTCCGAGGAATTCACATCCAGCATCTCCGTGGACGCCAACGCCGAGGACCAATACAGCGGCACGCTCAGCATCAGCGGCCCGGTCTTCGAGGAGAAACTCGGCCTGCGCTTCAACGCGGCGGTCTGGGACGAGCCCGGCTTCTACGACAACACCATCACCGGCGACTCGCTCGGCGACGACGAGGGCTATGGCCTGGCGCTGACGGCCAAGTCGCAGCCGACCGACGACATCACGCTGAAGTTCCGCGCCGAGTACCAGGACCAGCAGAGCGGGCCGGCGGCCACGGCGTTCCTGAAATTCAACGATGAAGTGCTCGTGCCCGAGGCAGCGCGCACCCCGCAGACTTTCGGCGGGGAAAACTATCCCGCCATCTTCCGCTGCTTCGAACAGCTCTCGAGCTTTACGTACCAGCAGGACCTGGATCTGGACGGCGTCTCGAACCTGGACGCGCGCAATGCGCGCCTCTACGACCCGTCCTACACGCCGACCGGCCCGGCCGGCGCCGCTTACCCGAACGTGCTCTACTCCAGCCCCTACTGCGAGACCGGCGTGGCGACTTTCTCCGGTGCGCCGAAGAATTTCCGTGAGAGCGACATCGTCGTCGCCCCGGATCCCGATACCAACGGCGATTTCGAGGGCGTGGACCGGCAGCTGATCCGCCTGTCGCTGGTCGCCGACTGGACGCTGGACAAAGGCACGCTCACCTCCCGGACGGGCTACATCCACGAGAATGCGGATGAGGCGGCCGACAACGGCAAGTTCGCTTTCCGGCCCGACCCGGCCAGCTTTTCGCCGCTCACCGGCGCGCCCTACGCCGACGGCAGCGTGAACGCGTTCTTCCTGACCGCCGAAAAGCTCACCCGCCAGTTCAGCCAGGAGCTGCTGTTCCGCACGAACTACGACGGCCCGGTCCAGGCCACGCTCGGCATGCTGTACTGGGAAGAGGACGTCGGCAATCTCAGCGACTCGGTGACCATCCAGGGCTCTGGCAGCCACTGCGCCTGGAACAGCATCAACGGTGGCATCCTCGACGTGGTGCCGGGCCAGGGCTGCTACGGCTACACGGAGCGGGCGGTCGCGCCGATGATGCGCGGTGGCTTCAATTTCACCGACGGCACACCTTACGCGGGCATCGGGCAATTCAAGGACCAGAGCCCGGCCGACCGCAACACCGAGCACAAGTCGGCCTTCGGCATGCTGGAGTTCGAGATGCTGACGTCGGTCAAGCTGACCCTCGAAGGCCGGCTGAACCAGGAAACCGTCGATGTCGTCGGCCCCCGCTTCTTCGATCCGGATGCATCGGGCGGCCCCGGCAGCTGGAACATCTGCGGCATTTTCTTCCGCTCCTGCACCGACGAGTTCCTGTTCGGGCCCGATGGGCCGTTCTACAGCCAGGCGAACTTCGAGCGTTATTCGGCCGACCTGGGCTACGACTCATGGAACCCGAACGAGCCGCTGGATCGCGACGATCCGAACGGCCCGCGCTACCGCGACATCGTTCCGGCGGTCTGTCGCGACAGCAAGGTGCTGCAGGACCGGCTCGCGAATGTCGATGCCGGCAATCCCGACCCGTTCGACATGTTCAACCCGTATTGTATCGAGACCATTTCCAGGGACGACGACTGGTTCTCGCCCAAGATCACCCTGGATTGGGCGATCAGCGACGACATCAACACCTACGCCTCCTGGGCCAAGGCGGAAAAACCCGGCGGGTTCCAGACGCTCGGCATCGGCTCCAGCGGCATCAACCGCGAGCTGCTGGAGTTCGAGCCCGAGGAGCTGATGGTCTACGAGGTCGGCGCCAAGACGGCCTGGTTCGATCGCACAGTGATCTTCAACAGCGCCGTGTTCTTCCAGGACTTCACCGACAAGCAGACGCTGGTCTCGGTGCTGAACGCCGCCGGCGACCGCATCGTCAACCGGCTGGAGAACGTGGATGGCGCCGAAGTCTGGGGCGCGGAAGTGGACGCGGCCTGGGCGCCGCAGACGCCGTTCCTCGGCGGCAACTGGATCGTCAAGGGCGCCTATACCTGGCTCGATGCCGAGTACGTCGATGCGGTGACGCCCAACACCTCGTTCACCTTCATCAGCGCCGCCGGCAACTGTACCCCGCGGGTGGTCACGGCGTTGAGCGGCATCCAGTCGCTCATCTGCGACGTGAGCCTCGACGGCAAGAAGCTCGAGGATGCACCCGAGGGCAAGTTCATCGGCGAGCTGCGCTACGACATGCCACTCGAGAACGGCATGAGTGTCTTCGGCCAGCTCGACTTCACCTGGACCGACGAGCGCTACATCGAGGCGACCAACGAGAGCTATGTCGAGTCCGACACCAACCTGAACCTGCTGCTCGGCCTGCGCGGCGAACGCTGGGAATTCCAGGGCTATGTCACCAACCTGCTCGACGACGACACCATCTACTCGGTGCTCGGCGGGCCGAGCCTGGCCTGTTGCTTCATCCTCGGCAGCGGCATCGATATCGCGAACCGGCAGCCCCCCGAGCAGAATCCGGCTTTGAACGAGCCGGGCAAGACCGTCACGGTCGAGCTGCCCGCGTTCCGCGCGGCCTTTGCGCCGGACCCGCGGGTGGTGGGGCTGCGCTTCCGGTACAGCTTCGGCGGCCTCAACTGA
- a CDS encoding PLP-dependent aspartate aminotransferase family protein, which produces MRRNNRKPGIATLCIHAGDTQDPATGAVMPPIHTSVTFARPDPDSQQPYIYSRAGNPTRDALERCLAELEGGTRALAFASGMAATATVLELLDAGAHLIAPFDGYGGTFRIMSEVRPRSAGLQVSFVDCCDLGAIERAIRPETRMLWLETPTNPLLRIQDLSGAVAIARRHGILTVADNTFATPMLQRPLEHGCDIVMHSATKYLGGHSDVLGGFLVTASAELGARLHALRSVAGGVAGPFDSYLILRGIKTLALRMERHVSNAAAVAACLAAHPRVKQVHFPGLPQHPQHELAQRQMRGCGGMVSFEIAGGAAAARAFLGRLEIFTLAESLGGVESLAGYPYTMSHSAMPASQRRAAGIGEDLLRLSIGIEDAADLVADVEQALG; this is translated from the coding sequence ATGCGCAGGAACAACCGCAAACCCGGCATCGCGACGCTCTGCATCCACGCCGGCGACACCCAGGACCCGGCCACCGGCGCGGTGATGCCGCCGATCCACACCAGCGTGACCTTTGCCAGGCCGGACCCCGACTCCCAGCAGCCGTACATCTATTCACGGGCAGGCAACCCGACGCGCGATGCGCTCGAGCGCTGCCTCGCGGAACTCGAAGGCGGCACCCGCGCGCTCGCCTTCGCCTCGGGCATGGCGGCCACCGCCACGGTGCTCGAACTGCTCGACGCCGGTGCGCACCTGATCGCGCCGTTCGACGGCTATGGCGGCACCTTCCGGATCATGAGCGAGGTGCGCCCGCGCAGCGCCGGGCTCCAGGTGTCGTTCGTGGACTGCTGCGACCTCGGCGCGATTGAGCGGGCGATCCGGCCCGAGACCCGGATGCTGTGGCTGGAAACGCCCACCAATCCGCTGTTGCGCATCCAGGATCTGTCCGGCGCAGTGGCCATTGCGCGCCGTCACGGGATTCTGACCGTGGCGGACAATACCTTCGCGACGCCCATGCTGCAGCGCCCGCTCGAGCACGGCTGCGACATCGTCATGCACTCGGCGACCAAGTATCTCGGCGGGCACTCCGACGTGCTCGGCGGGTTTCTCGTCACGGCATCGGCGGAACTCGGCGCGCGCCTGCACGCACTGCGCAGTGTCGCCGGCGGCGTGGCCGGCCCGTTCGACAGCTACCTCATCCTGCGCGGGATCAAGACGCTGGCCCTGCGCATGGAACGGCACGTGAGCAATGCCGCGGCGGTCGCCGCCTGCCTCGCGGCTCACCCGCGCGTGAAGCAGGTCCATTTTCCCGGCCTGCCGCAGCATCCCCAGCACGAACTCGCGCAGCGGCAGATGCGCGGTTGCGGCGGCATGGTCTCGTTCGAGATTGCGGGCGGTGCTGCCGCTGCGCGCGCGTTCCTCGGCCGGCTGGAGATCTTCACGCTCGCCGAGAGCCTCGGCGGCGTGGAGAGCCTCGCGGGCTATCCATACACCATGAGCCACAGCGCCATGCCCGCCTCTCAGCGCCGCGCTGCTGGCATCGGCGAAGACCTGTTGCGCCTGTCGATCGGCATCGAGGATGCCGCCGATCTCGTGGCGGACGTGGAGCAGGCTTTGGGTTGA